The sequence below is a genomic window from Flavobacterium lipolyticum.
AAACGGCGGAAGTCCTGTAACAATCAAATAAAAACACAGTATTAGTTTTATTTGAATTTTAAGATTTATTCCCTTACAAAAGAACAAAACTTCATATTAGCCACTGATTAAAAACCTTTTATCCTCTCCAAAAAATCGTTTAAATTATACGTCATTATCGTTAGTAAAAAGAAAAACACGTCAAAAAGCATTTACCTTTCTTCTCTTACAACCTCTTTATCAGATCATTAATTCTTTATTAAATTTTACTTCAAAGAAGGTAGGATATATCCAAAATAACTTCTTATATTTGCACCCGCGTTCAAGAAACGAATATGACTCGATAGCTCAGTTGGTAGAGCACATCACTTTTAATGATGGGGTCCTGGGTTCGAGCCCCAGTCGGGTCACAAACTGTGATTCACAATACAAGTTTCTTGAAAGCAATGACTCGATAGCTCAGTCGGTAGAGCACATCACTTTTAATGATGGGGTCCTGGGTTCGAGCCCCAGTCGGGTCACAAAAGGTCAAGTATTCATTTACTTGACCTTTTTTATTTCTAAGCCTTACCTTAAAACAGCAGACTCTATTGTGGCAAACTAAACCCCAAAATTTACAATCCATTAAAGTCACTCCCTATTACAACCTTGAAATCAATAAATCCGGATTTGAAGTCAGAAAACTTAACAGAAGATCGAATGTTTTAAATACCTTTGAACTATAAACCTACCAAAACGACCAAAACAAATTAAACAAAGCACAACCTTAAATCATCTACTTTTCGAAAATCTAATGAAATTCTATTTTTCGCTGCTGCTTATTTTTGTTTTTCCGTATTTCTGCACTGCACAGATTGACACAACTTACATCAAACCTTTTGAAAATAAAGCTTCCGTAAGAACCTATTTATCGATGAAATTCATTTCACTGCAACAGGAAACAGAAGGAGATATGAAAAGATTCATGCCCAATACTCCCATGAGCTTAGGTTTTGGTGTTTCTGTAAAAAATACCATAATCGATTTTAGTTACGGTTACGGACTAAGTTTCCTGAAAGACAAAGAAAAAGGAAGAACCAAAGCACTCGATTTTCAGATTCATAACTACGGAAGAAAATTCATAATTGATCTTTTCATTCAAAAATACCACGGTTTCTATACGGAGGATGATGCTGACAAAAACATACAATTATACCCTGATCTCAAAATCCAGCAATATGGCGCTTTTGGACAATATGTTTTTAACAACAAAAAATTCTCCTATAAAGCGGCCTTTGTTCAAAACGAAAGACAATTAAAATCAGCCGGAAGCTTCCTGCTTGGCGGAGGAGTTTATTTTTCGAAAATAGGCTCTGATAGCTCTTTTGTACACAAATCTAAAAATTCACTGCGCAATTTTCAATTTGGAATTAGCGGAGGTTATGCGTACACCTGGGCCATTAGCAAAAGATGGTTTACCAGCGGATCAGTAACCATAGGTGCAAATGTTGGCACCGAAAGAATAAATGATTTCGGAAAACAAAAGATCGAAATTTACCCCACATTTTTTCCCAGAATTGCCTTAGGCTATAACAAAGAGAGATGGTCACTCGGCCTGTCCTATCTCAATAATTCAACATTCTCTGCTTTCTCCGACAATAACAAAAACAACATTAGCTTGTCTTCTGGAAATTTCCAGATTGGCGCCATCTGGAGATTAAACACGAGCCCCTTTTTAAGCAAGAAGAAACCAGAATAAAATACTGATCCTTCTCTTCGCAAAAAAAATAATAAATATTTGACAAAAGCACTTCTCTTACAAAACAAAACTTCCTTAAATTCGTTTCCTAAATTATTAACCTACTAACTAATCCCAAATTGGTTTATGAAAAAATTTCTATTAGTATCATTTGTTATGATCACCTGCTCTACCTGGGCACAATCTGCAACCGGCTATTTTGACAAAGCCCTTAAAAAAGCTGAAGCCGGCAATACAAAAGGAGCGATTGCCGATTATACAAAAGCCATCAGCATGAATTCAAAATTTGTAGAGGCCTATCAAAATCGCGGTGTTGCCAAACTAAAACTCAACGACCTTAAAGGCGCCCTTGCTGATTTTAGCAAAACCATTGACCTGGACAGCATGAATGCCGACGCCTTTACCGGAAGAGCAAACGTAAACTACAAGTTAACGAATTTTAAAGAAACCGTTGCAGACTGCACCTCATCTCTGGGTTTAAATCCAAAAGATTATATCGCTTACAACCTGAGAGGCTTGGCTTATAACAAAATCGGAGATCAGAAAAATGCCTGCAAAGATTTTACAAAAGCAATAGAATTAGGCAGTCAAAGCGCTATCAAAAACAAATCAACTTTTTGCAAATAGAGTTAAAATCTTATCGCAATAAAAACAAAAGCAATCTGTAGTATTTCTATTTACAGATTGCTTTTTCTTTACAGCCCATTTCCTCATCTCACAGATATTTTTACATTTGTTGTTAAATCCAATCTGCAATGGCGCTTCTCAAGAAAATAAACCAGAAAGCTCAACCCGATATTAATTCCGGTTTCGGATCAAATGCAAACAGCTACGGAAGCCGTTTTGTAAACAAAAACGGAACACCTAATGTCGAAAAAAGAGGAATGCATATCCTTCGTCGCATTAGCTGGTACCACACCATGATCGATATGCCCAACTGGAAATTCATGCTTATCCTTTTTTCGTTTTATATCGGTATCAATTTTATTTTTGCACTTGCTTACTATGTTATCGGAATTGAAAATCTTAACGGAATTAAGCAATCAGAAGGTATACTGATTCAGTTCGGACAGGCGTACTTTTTTAGCGCTCAAACTTTTACCACTGTAGGATACGGACATATCAGCCCTACCGGATTTTTAACAAGTGCTCTTTCTGCTGCCGAAGCTTTGATTGGATTGCTGAGCTTTGCCATAGCAACCGGTCTTTTCTTTGGAAGATTTAGCAAACCAACCGCTTTTTTAAAGTTTGCCGATCATGCATTAATTTCACCTTACCAAGACAAGAGAGGACTCATGGTACGCCTTGTTCCTTTTAAAAACACCAATTTCACCGATGCTACTGCCAGAATGACTCTGGGATTAAGTTTAGAAGAAAATGGTCAAAAAACCAATAAATTCTATAACCTAGACCTTGAACTGGAACGCATAAACGCTCTTTCTTTAAGCTGGACACTGGTACATCCCATTACAGAAAGCAGTCCGTTGTATAATTTTACAGAAGAAGATTTTAAAAAAGTACATGGCGAAATACTGGTTTTTATTACCACTTTCGACGATATGTACAGCAATACTGTAGCTGCAAGAACTTCTTATACTTTTGATGAAGTAATTTACGGCGCCAAATTTGAAACGATGTATAACAGAAGTAAAGATGGTTCTAAAACGATCCTTCATTTAGACAAATTAAATCATTATCAATCTGTAAATCTCTCTTAACCTGTGGATTTCAACCAAGTTATAAAGGCAATTTGAGATTTTATTCTATTTTTGTTCACCAATTAGCGAAAAATGATAAACAATATAAAAACGGTTTTCAGCATAAAAGATCTTGAAAACTTATCCGGAATAAAAGCACATACCATTCGCATCTGGGAAAAAAGATACAATATCTTAGAGCCCATGCGTACCGATACCAATATCAGGCTTTATAATCTACAGAATCTTCAAAAGCTTTTAAACATCACATTATTACACGAATACGGCTATAAAATATCTAAAATAGCGACCTATCCCGAAGAAAAAATTCCACAATTAGTTCGCGAAATCATCTCCAAAAAAAACTCCCAAAATTACGCCATTACTTCCTTCAAGATGGCGATGATGAATTTTGATCAGGAAATCTTCTTCAATACTTTCGACTGGCTTATTTCTGAAAAATCATTTAGAGAAGTTTTCAAAGACAATTTTCTTCCTTTACTAAAAGAATTAGGTTTATTATGGCAATCCGAAACCATAACTCCCGCAAATGAGCATTTTATGAGTCATTTGATTAAGCAGAAAATATTAATTTATACAGAAAGCCTGCAAATTCTAAGACCCACGAAAACCGATCGAATTTTTGTACTTTCTCTTCCTTTGAATGAAATCCATAAAATAGGCTTACTTTATTTGCAGTACGAGATTTTACTAAAAGGATACAAAACCATTTATCTGGGCGAAAGCATGCCTATCGAAAACCTCCAGGATTTAACCAAACATTTCGAGAACATTACTTTTGTATCTTTCATGACTGTTCAACCAGATCGCAACGTAATCAACCAATATGTCAAATCGATGGGACAAAAGTTGCTTCAAAAGAACAACGAGATTTGGCTTATGGGAAACATGGTCGAACATATCGATCAGAAAATTTTATCGGAAAGAATACGCGTTTTTGATTCTATGGAAGAAACAATCAGCATGCTGTAATATTTTTGTTTAAAGTTTTTGTATATTTGTTAAACAAATGAAAAAAACTATAGCAATAATAGGTTCAGGCTTTTCTTCTCTAGCCGCTTCATGTTATCTCGCACAGCAAGGTAATACGGTAACTATCTATGAGAAAAATGAAACTATTGGAGGCAGAGCCAGACAATTTAAGAAAGAAGGCTTTACATTCGACATGGGACCAAGCTGGTATTGGATGCCGGATGTTTTCGAACGCTTTTTTCAGGATTTCAATAAAAACTCTTCCGACTATTACGAGCTCATCAAACTGAATCCGGCTTACAGAGTGTATTTTGGTTTAAATGATTTCATCAGCATTTATGACAATTTAGAAGAAATAAAAAACACTTTCGAACAGATTGAAACAGGAAGCGGTGAGAAACTTCAAAAATTCATCAATCACGCCAAAAGCAATTATGATATTGCCATCAAAGATTTAGTCTATCGTCCCGGAGTTTCGGCACTGGAATTAATCACAGTCCAAACAGCTTTCAAACTGAATCAGTTTATTAGTACGGTTAGCGCCGATATCCGAAAGCAGTTTAAGAATCCAAAACTCATCCAAATACTGGAGTTTCCCGTTTTGTTTTTAGGTGCAAAACCTACAAAAACCCCATCTTTTTATAATTTTATGAATTATGCCGATTTTGGCTTAGGAACCTGGCACCCAAAAACCGGAATGTACGATGTGGTACGCGGAATCGAAAAACTGGCATTGGAATTAGGCGTAACGATTACAACCAACTCTCCTATTGAAAAGATTATTGTTAAAGACAAAAAAGCCACAGGACTTTTAATTGACGGAAAAACCATAGAAGCGGATATTATTTTAAGCGGTGCTGACTATCAACATACCGAAACTTTACTGGATATCGAACATCGTGCTTATTCAGAAAAATATTGGGAAAGCCGTACTTTTGCCCCCTCCTCTCTTCTCTTTTTTGTGGGATTCAATAAAAAAATAGCCAACATCACACACCACTCTTTGTTTTTTGATGTTGATTTTAACCAACACGCAGCCGACATCTACGACGATCCGAAATGGCCCGAACAGCCCTTGTTTTATGCCAATTTCCCTTCTAAAACAGATTTAACTGCTGCTCCGGAAGGAATGGAAAGCGGTTTTTTCCTCATTCCGTTAGCCCCCGGAATACAAGACAATGAACAACTTCGTGAAGTCTATTTTGAAAAAATAATCTCCAGATTCGAACAATTAACCGATCAACAAATAAAAAATAGCATTATATTTAAGAGATCATTTTGTAAGAACGATTTTGTCGACGATTACAATGCCTATAAAGGCAATGCTTACGGAATGGCCAATACACTATTGCAAACCGCTTTTCTAAGGCCCAAACTAAAAAGTAAAAAAGTTCGTAATTTATATTTTACGGGACAGTTAACGGTTCCCGGCCCTGGTGTTCCACCTGCTTTAATTTCAGGAAAATTAGCAGCTGAGTTAATTCAAAAATCTTTTAGTTCTTAACAAATGAAATCACTATTCGACACTGTTTCTTTCAAATGCAGCAAACTGGTTACTCAGAGTTACAGTACCTCATTTTCATTGGCCGTTAAAATGTTGTCACCGGGTATTCGTGATGCTATTTACAGCATTTACGGGTTTGTACGTTTTGCTGACGAAATTGTCGATTCATTTCATGACTTTGAAAAAGAGAACCTCATCCATGATTTCGAGAAAGAAT
It includes:
- a CDS encoding DUF4421 family protein, translated to MKFYFSLLLIFVFPYFCTAQIDTTYIKPFENKASVRTYLSMKFISLQQETEGDMKRFMPNTPMSLGFGVSVKNTIIDFSYGYGLSFLKDKEKGRTKALDFQIHNYGRKFIIDLFIQKYHGFYTEDDADKNIQLYPDLKIQQYGAFGQYVFNNKKFSYKAAFVQNERQLKSAGSFLLGGGVYFSKIGSDSSFVHKSKNSLRNFQFGISGGYAYTWAISKRWFTSGSVTIGANVGTERINDFGKQKIEIYPTFFPRIALGYNKERWSLGLSYLNNSTFSAFSDNNKNNISLSSGNFQIGAIWRLNTSPFLSKKKPE
- a CDS encoding tetratricopeptide repeat protein, with protein sequence MKKFLLVSFVMITCSTWAQSATGYFDKALKKAEAGNTKGAIADYTKAISMNSKFVEAYQNRGVAKLKLNDLKGALADFSKTIDLDSMNADAFTGRANVNYKLTNFKETVADCTSSLGLNPKDYIAYNLRGLAYNKIGDQKNACKDFTKAIELGSQSAIKNKSTFCK
- a CDS encoding ion channel produces the protein MALLKKINQKAQPDINSGFGSNANSYGSRFVNKNGTPNVEKRGMHILRRISWYHTMIDMPNWKFMLILFSFYIGINFIFALAYYVIGIENLNGIKQSEGILIQFGQAYFFSAQTFTTVGYGHISPTGFLTSALSAAEALIGLLSFAIATGLFFGRFSKPTAFLKFADHALISPYQDKRGLMVRLVPFKNTNFTDATARMTLGLSLEENGQKTNKFYNLDLELERINALSLSWTLVHPITESSPLYNFTEEDFKKVHGEILVFITTFDDMYSNTVAARTSYTFDEVIYGAKFETMYNRSKDGSKTILHLDKLNHYQSVNLS
- a CDS encoding MerR family transcriptional regulator, whose product is MINNIKTVFSIKDLENLSGIKAHTIRIWEKRYNILEPMRTDTNIRLYNLQNLQKLLNITLLHEYGYKISKIATYPEEKIPQLVREIISKKNSQNYAITSFKMAMMNFDQEIFFNTFDWLISEKSFREVFKDNFLPLLKELGLLWQSETITPANEHFMSHLIKQKILIYTESLQILRPTKTDRIFVLSLPLNEIHKIGLLYLQYEILLKGYKTIYLGESMPIENLQDLTKHFENITFVSFMTVQPDRNVINQYVKSMGQKLLQKNNEIWLMGNMVEHIDQKILSERIRVFDSMEETISML
- a CDS encoding phytoene desaturase family protein; amino-acid sequence: MKKTIAIIGSGFSSLAASCYLAQQGNTVTIYEKNETIGGRARQFKKEGFTFDMGPSWYWMPDVFERFFQDFNKNSSDYYELIKLNPAYRVYFGLNDFISIYDNLEEIKNTFEQIETGSGEKLQKFINHAKSNYDIAIKDLVYRPGVSALELITVQTAFKLNQFISTVSADIRKQFKNPKLIQILEFPVLFLGAKPTKTPSFYNFMNYADFGLGTWHPKTGMYDVVRGIEKLALELGVTITTNSPIEKIIVKDKKATGLLIDGKTIEADIILSGADYQHTETLLDIEHRAYSEKYWESRTFAPSSLLFFVGFNKKIANITHHSLFFDVDFNQHAADIYDDPKWPEQPLFYANFPSKTDLTAAPEGMESGFFLIPLAPGIQDNEQLREVYFEKIISRFEQLTDQQIKNSIIFKRSFCKNDFVDDYNAYKGNAYGMANTLLQTAFLRPKLKSKKVRNLYFTGQLTVPGPGVPPALISGKLAAELIQKSFSS